One window of Bifidobacterium pseudocatenulatum DSM 20438 = JCM 1200 = LMG 10505 genomic DNA carries:
- a CDS encoding DUF4125 family protein, with amino-acid sequence MNGNVISDVIDGHDTANLVEPIIKLEWNQFQQTNNEGGRASCQGNWPMFHQMRASQFMTWPEELLRSYRSDLQEADRVGRNLVTEKYGRMMQSTYPQEYCANIAPYIPRISAGRNALQEGIIAVQVAWARDFRERFPHLGEAMRVLTTVEDTPETTSFETYLRGELGTYSDRTVALYRDFVERLRHEQRNLTEETIRNTVRLAGFEDLAQAEAAQ; translated from the coding sequence ATGAATGGCAACGTAATTTCAGATGTAATAGACGGTCACGATACAGCAAATCTTGTTGAACCCATTATCAAACTGGAGTGGAATCAGTTTCAGCAAACCAATAATGAGGGCGGCCGCGCGTCCTGCCAAGGCAATTGGCCGATGTTTCATCAGATGCGTGCCAGTCAGTTCATGACGTGGCCGGAGGAATTGCTGCGCAGCTACCGGTCGGACTTGCAGGAAGCCGACCGTGTTGGACGTAATTTGGTGACGGAAAAGTATGGCCGCATGATGCAATCCACATATCCACAGGAGTATTGTGCAAACATTGCGCCGTATATTCCCCGGATTTCCGCGGGTCGCAACGCCTTGCAGGAAGGCATCATAGCAGTTCAGGTGGCGTGGGCGCGTGATTTTCGTGAGCGTTTTCCCCATCTTGGCGAGGCGATGCGCGTGCTGACCACTGTCGAAGATACGCCAGAGACCACGTCGTTCGAAACGTATCTGCGCGGCGAATTGGGAACCTATTCCGACCGCACTGTGGCATTGTACCGCGATTTTGTGGAGCGTTTGCGGCATGAACAGCGCAATCTCACCGAAGAGACGATTCGCAATACGGTTCGTTTGGCTGGATTTGAGGACTTGGCACAGGCTGAGGCCGCACAGTAA